In Streptomyces violaceusniger Tu 4113, one DNA window encodes the following:
- a CDS encoding PD-(D/E)XK nuclease family protein gives MRIRYRPVSLWPAAHAADARRPRSQQTKLGASDTVCARRAGYLLHGRTPTDTGEKRKAILGTWLHTGILDAAREEYGWLVERRVEDETVRGHIDAVQLDSTTAARLPKRLRPTLPAEETTVEDVKSKSTYQWDSVVRYGASEAELRQVYLYADLLGTEGFASVRGQRQLARLGPVPVARIRFRFMNRDNGDDHIQEIAYEADRARRARWWVQQVRAAASPEELPRTFQGPGISVICDHCPFRTACWGPLVAGRSPQSQLIHDDEERAKALAEYAEVSEQIKPLKDRQKLLRAKLDGSEPGVYGDNVLKWSGGNPTKVDDVGAMVSLYRRAGLAVPMAPDAAAMKATLEGAGIPVPTRLDHDRRTAVSINVTARKKP, from the coding sequence TTGCGAATAAGATATCGGCCGGTCAGCCTGTGGCCCGCCGCTCACGCGGCGGACGCGCGCCGCCCCCGCTCCCAGCAGACCAAGCTCGGCGCCAGCGACACCGTGTGCGCACGGCGAGCCGGATACCTCCTGCACGGCCGCACCCCGACCGACACCGGCGAGAAGCGCAAGGCGATCCTCGGGACCTGGCTGCACACCGGGATACTCGACGCCGCCCGCGAGGAGTACGGCTGGCTCGTCGAGCGCCGCGTGGAGGACGAGACCGTCCGGGGCCACATCGACGCCGTCCAGCTCGACAGCACGACCGCCGCCCGGCTCCCGAAGCGGCTGCGCCCCACGCTCCCCGCGGAGGAGACGACTGTCGAGGACGTGAAGTCCAAGAGCACGTACCAGTGGGACAGCGTCGTGCGGTACGGCGCGAGCGAGGCCGAGCTTCGGCAGGTGTACCTGTACGCCGACCTGCTCGGTACCGAGGGCTTCGCCAGCGTCCGGGGACAGCGCCAGCTCGCCCGCCTCGGCCCCGTGCCGGTGGCCCGCATCCGCTTCCGGTTCATGAACCGCGACAACGGCGACGACCACATCCAGGAGATCGCCTACGAGGCCGACCGTGCCCGTCGCGCCCGATGGTGGGTCCAGCAGGTCCGGGCGGCGGCCTCGCCCGAGGAGCTGCCGCGCACCTTCCAGGGGCCGGGCATCTCCGTGATCTGCGACCACTGCCCGTTCCGCACCGCGTGCTGGGGTCCGCTCGTCGCCGGGCGCTCCCCGCAGAGCCAGCTCATTCACGACGACGAGGAACGCGCGAAGGCACTGGCCGAGTATGCCGAGGTATCCGAGCAGATCAAGCCGCTCAAGGACCGGCAGAAGTTGCTCCGAGCCAAGCTCGACGGCTCCGAGCCGGGCGTCTACGGCGACAACGTCCTGAAGTGGAGCGGAGGCAACCCGACCAAGGTCGATGACGTCGGGGCGATGGTCTCGCTGTACCGCCGCGCCGGACTGGCGGTGCCGATGGCACCGGACGCGGCGGCGATGAAGGCCACGCTTGAGGGGGCGGGCATCCCGGTGCCTACACGCCTCGACCACGACCGGCGGACCGCGGTGAGCATCAACGTCACCGCCAGGAAGAAGCCCTGA
- a CDS encoding aldo/keto reductase, with protein sequence MRYIKLGTTGLEVSAITLGCMSFGEPDRGGEPWSLGADASRDIIKQALESGVNFLDTANGYSAGSSEEIVGQAVKDFTRREEVVLSTKVWMRMRPGPNGAGLSRKAIFAELDASLKRLGTDYIDLYQIHRWDYDTPIEETLEALHDAVKSGKVRYIGASSMYAWQFTKALYLADLNGWTRFVSMQDHYNLIHREAEREMLPLCADQGIGVIPWSPLARGRLTRARDTATARAETDEGGKILYRDGDQAVAERVHEIAGKRGLSPAQVALAWVMRNPAVTSPIVGVTKPAQLADAITAVDVELDEDEAAYLEEPYQPHEAAYLEESFYKSRPVAGSR encoded by the coding sequence AGCTTCGGCGAGCCGGACCGGGGCGGCGAGCCCTGGTCGCTGGGCGCGGACGCCAGCCGGGACATCATCAAGCAGGCCCTCGAGAGCGGCGTCAACTTCCTCGACACGGCCAATGGGTACAGCGCCGGAAGCAGCGAGGAGATCGTCGGCCAGGCGGTCAAGGACTTCACCCGGCGCGAGGAGGTCGTTCTCTCCACCAAGGTCTGGATGCGGATGCGCCCCGGCCCGAACGGCGCCGGGCTGTCCCGCAAGGCGATCTTCGCCGAGCTCGACGCCTCCCTGAAGCGACTGGGGACCGACTACATCGACCTGTACCAGATCCACCGCTGGGACTACGACACCCCGATCGAGGAAACCCTCGAGGCGCTGCACGACGCGGTCAAGTCCGGGAAGGTCCGCTACATCGGAGCCTCTTCCATGTACGCCTGGCAGTTCACCAAGGCCCTGTACCTGGCTGACCTGAACGGCTGGACCCGGTTCGTGTCGATGCAGGACCACTACAACCTCATCCACCGAGAAGCAGAGCGGGAGATGCTCCCGCTCTGCGCCGACCAGGGCATCGGCGTAATCCCGTGGAGCCCGCTGGCACGGGGCAGGCTGACGCGGGCCCGGGACACCGCCACAGCGCGTGCCGAGACCGACGAGGGCGGCAAGATCCTCTACCGCGACGGGGACCAGGCGGTGGCTGAGCGCGTCCACGAGATCGCGGGCAAGCGGGGTCTGTCTCCGGCCCAGGTCGCCCTGGCCTGGGTCATGCGCAACCCGGCGGTGACCTCGCCCATCGTCGGGGTCACCAAGCCGGCCCAGCTGGCCGACGCGATCACCGCGGTGGACGTCGAACTCGACGAAGACGAGGCCGCCTACTTGGAGGAGCCCTACCAGCCGCACGAGGCCGCCTACCTGGAGGAGTCCTTCTACAAGTCGCGGCCTGTGGCGGGCTCCCGGTAG